The Flavobacteriales bacterium genome contains a region encoding:
- a CDS encoding DUF3365 domain-containing protein — protein MRKYLYSISSILLLSSCGAEPNEQITNVKQEEHPGKELMALNCNACHSPTAGENARIAPPMIAVKKHYLQEGMAKEDFQTAILKWINNPVEEHSKMPGAIKKFGIMAKVDYPKETILHIADYLYSHEIEKPEWFDEHYKKHHDGDKEGKEQQPLTYAEIGMKYAFSTKSQLGKNLMGAIQSKGTEGAVSFCNTRAISITDSMAIVNNATIKRVSDKARNPNNKANTKELAHIVSFKKMLANQEEFKPIVEENGEKVNFYFPIKTNAMCLQCHGEQGQDLKHSTYNRIKSLYPNDEAIGYEANQIRGIWSIQFDK, from the coding sequence ATGAGAAAGTATTTATATAGCATTTCTTCAATACTCTTGTTGAGTAGTTGTGGAGCTGAACCCAATGAGCAAATCACCAATGTGAAGCAAGAAGAACATCCAGGGAAAGAGTTAATGGCATTAAATTGTAATGCATGTCACAGTCCAACTGCAGGAGAAAATGCGAGAATTGCGCCACCAATGATAGCCGTAAAGAAGCATTATTTGCAAGAGGGGATGGCTAAAGAAGATTTTCAAACAGCTATTTTAAAATGGATTAATAATCCTGTTGAGGAACATTCTAAAATGCCTGGAGCAATTAAAAAGTTTGGAATAATGGCCAAAGTCGATTATCCTAAAGAAACAATTCTTCACATAGCAGATTATCTATATTCCCATGAAATTGAAAAACCTGAATGGTTTGATGAACATTATAAGAAGCATCATGATGGAGATAAAGAGGGCAAAGAACAGCAACCACTTACCTATGCAGAAATAGGGATGAAATATGCATTTTCTACAAAGTCTCAGTTGGGTAAAAATCTAATGGGAGCTATTCAGTCAAAAGGAACAGAGGGCGCTGTTTCGTTTTGTAATACGAGAGCAATTTCAATTACAGACAGTATGGCCATTGTCAATAATGCAACGATTAAACGAGTGTCTGATAAAGCAAGAAACCCTAATAATAAAGCAAATACTAAAGAATTAGCACATATCGTTTCTTTTAAGAAAATGTTAGCCAACCAAGAGGAGTTTAAACCCATAGTTGAAGAAAATGGAGAAAAGGTAAATTTCTATTTTCCAATTAAAACGAATGCAATGTGTTTACAATGCCACGGAGAGCAAGGGCAAGATTTAAAACATTCGACCTATAATCGAATAAAATCTTTATACCCTAATGATGAAGCAATTGGTTATGAGGCAAATCAGATTAGAGGAATATGGAGTATTCAATTTGATAAGTAA